One Pseudomonas muyukensis DNA segment encodes these proteins:
- the dut gene encoding dUTP diphosphatase, which yields MHALQAKILDPRLGSEFPLPQYATPGSAGLDLRALLKEDTVLEPGQTLLIPTGLSVYIGDPGLAAMILPRSGLGHKHGIVLGNLVGLIDSDYQGELMVSCWNRGNTPFTITVGERIAQLILVPVVQAHFDIVEQFDETQRGAGGFGHSGTR from the coding sequence ATGCACGCTCTTCAAGCCAAGATCCTCGACCCACGCCTGGGCTCCGAATTTCCCCTGCCGCAGTACGCCACCCCCGGCTCGGCCGGCCTCGACCTGCGCGCCCTGCTCAAGGAGGACACCGTCCTCGAGCCGGGCCAAACCCTGCTGATCCCCACCGGCCTGTCGGTGTACATCGGCGACCCGGGCCTGGCGGCCATGATCCTGCCGCGCTCGGGCCTGGGCCATAAGCACGGCATCGTGCTGGGTAACCTGGTCGGCCTGATCGACTCGGACTACCAGGGCGAGCTGATGGTCTCCTGCTGGAACCGTGGCAACACCCCGTTCACCATCACCGTCGGCGAGCGTATCGCCCAGTTGATCCTTGTGCCGGTGGTGCAGGCGCATTTCGACATCGTCGAGCAGTTCGACGAGACCCAGCGCGGCGCCGGCGGCTTCGGCCACTCGGGCACCCGCTGA
- the argB gene encoding acetylglutamate kinase translates to MTLDRDAASHVAEVLSEALPYIRRFVGKTLVIKYGGNAMESEELKTGFARDIVLMKAVGINPVVVHGGGPQIGDLLKRLSIESRFVDGMRVTDAATMDVVEMVLGGQVNKDIVNLINRHGGSAIGLTGKDAELIRARKLTVTRQTPEMTTPEIIDIGHVGEVESVNTDLLNMLVKGDFIPVIAPIGVGANGESYNINADLVAGKVAEALKAEKLMLLTNIAGLMDKQGEVLTGLTTEQVNELIADGTIYGGMLPKIKCALDAVQGGVNSSHIIDGRVPNAVLLEIFTDSGVGTLITNRKPR, encoded by the coding sequence ATGACCCTCGATCGCGATGCCGCTTCCCATGTAGCCGAGGTTTTGTCCGAAGCACTGCCATACATCCGCCGTTTCGTCGGCAAGACCCTGGTGATCAAGTACGGCGGCAACGCGATGGAGAGCGAGGAGCTCAAGACCGGCTTCGCCCGTGACATCGTGCTGATGAAGGCCGTGGGCATCAACCCGGTGGTCGTGCATGGTGGCGGCCCGCAGATCGGCGACCTGCTCAAGCGCCTGTCGATCGAGAGCCGCTTCGTCGATGGCATGCGCGTCACCGACGCGGCGACCATGGATGTGGTGGAGATGGTCCTGGGCGGCCAGGTCAACAAGGACATCGTCAACCTGATCAACCGCCATGGCGGCAGCGCCATCGGCCTGACCGGCAAGGACGCGGAACTGATCCGCGCCCGCAAGCTCACCGTCACCCGCCAGACGCCCGAGATGACCACCCCGGAAATCATCGACATCGGCCATGTCGGCGAAGTCGAGAGCGTCAACACCGACCTGCTGAACATGCTGGTCAAGGGCGACTTCATTCCGGTGATCGCGCCGATCGGCGTGGGCGCCAACGGCGAGTCCTACAACATCAACGCCGACCTGGTGGCGGGCAAGGTGGCCGAGGCGCTGAAAGCCGAGAAACTGATGCTGCTGACCAACATCGCCGGCCTGATGGACAAGCAAGGTGAAGTCCTGACCGGCCTGACCACCGAGCAGGTCAATGAGCTGATCGCCGACGGCACCATCTACGGTGGCATGCTGCCGAAGATCAAATGCGCGCTGGACGCCGTCCAGGGCGGGGTCAACAGCTCGCACATCATCGACGGCCGCGTGCCCAATGCCGTGCTGCTGGAGATCTTCACCGACAGCGGCGTGGGCACCCTGATCACCAACCGCAAGCCGCGCTGA